From the Candidatus Hydrogenedens sp. genome, the window TTTTCCTATCTCTTCCTGCACACGCATTAATATATCTGCATATCGTTCTACTCGTGCTCGAATTGTTTGAACGCTCATAGACATAGATTGTCTCCTTTCTTAATGTTTATTAAAAGACATCATACATTCTTTTTATCTTCATAAATAGAAACATTGTTTGCTACTTCTTTCCAGAAAAAATCCATTTCTTGTTCCGTAGGAGTAATTCCTTTATAACCTACCTCATTTATTTTCTCTTTTAATTTTTGCTCTAAATTTAGTAATTCTTTATCTCCTTTCTTTTCCTGCAATCTTTTTACAATCTCAAGAAGTGTTTTTAAGTATTCATAATAATTACCATCCAGCCTATATTTCCTTGCCACATGTAGAGAATCACTCATTGTTATTTCTGCTTTTATCGGTTGATTTTTCATTCTATTTCTATAAAATAAAACCATAAATATAGAAGATACAGAAAATAGGATAATTCCAACACCTATGTATGCATATCTTTTGTATTTAAAAAATCGTTCATCTCTTACCTTTATTTGTAATGAAGGAACTTCCCAATAAGAAGTAGGTATAACCCGTGTATTATCTTTGATAAACTCCGTTTCCATATCCGAAGAAAGCACAATATAAGGGATTCTCATAGGACCTACTGTGTATTCCCCAGCTTCTTGAGCAATTCCCTCAATACATATTTCCAGATTTACTTCTCTTTCTGATTCTCGTGTACCCATCTTCTTAACATTCAAAGAAAGATTTTCTTTGTCATTTTCGAATTCAGGAGGGAAAAAGCAGTAAGGATTTTCTTCTTTCTCTGCTTTTATATTCACTAATATTTCAAATCTTTGTTTTGCTAAAATATTCTTATCTTTTTGTTGAATATCTACCCAATGTTCCTTCTCTGCAAAAGAACTTACTTCTAAAAAGAATATTAATAAAAAAATTATACTATAAATATTTTTCTTAGGCATATTTCAACCAAAGGGGAGTTTATGGCGTTTCGATTTCTACTGAAATTAATTTTATTATAAAAACGGAATTGTATTTATTTTGGATACAAAGGTTTAGATATTTCTGACACAGAAAGACGAATGAGAAAGCATACCACATAAAGTAATATAATTTCACTATAAGAAGATATAATATCCCTTTTTTATAAAAGGGAATTAATAAGAGATAGGCTTATCGTTTCATGAAAAAATTAGCACAATCAAAATTCAATAAAACATCAATCAAAGTTTTATGGTCTGGATTCAGACCCCTTTTTGATTATTGGGGCAATGAACTCAAAAGATTTTACCAATTTGATACATTAGTAAACTCATTTAATAATTATCTCTGTGGTAAAGATAAATTTATTATTCCCTCTATTCAAAAAGTTCTGGGAAATGCTCCTATAACCAGTTTGAAAATACATCTATTTCAAGAGGGGAAATATCAGTTCATATTTCACTTAAAAGCAGAAAACCAAAAACTAAAACAAGCCCATTTTGCCCTGGTAATTGCTAAAGATGGAGATGAATTTTCAAAAGTAGCAAAATCTGAACATCAATATCTACTTGTCCTTAACAAGAAATGTCCGGAACTTGTAGTTAAACCTTTTTCTGGTGATTATTTGTTTTTCCCGGATAGACACAACCGCAAGGAATTCCATCGAAAGATATACGCATATCTAACACAATGGCTGAATGGATTTGATGAATTGGGGGTAAATAAAAATTTACAGTTCTTTGTAAATGTTTCAAATCCTCATACTTTTTCTATAGAAGAAACCAACTGGATAAAAAGCAAGATTATTGAGACAATAATCCATCTTTATGATGATAAAAAAAGAGCCAGTATTGCTCTTCCTGAAATCGCTTCTGGTGATTTTGTTATCAAAAGAAGCCCTTCAAGACAACATCGGCTTAAACTTATTGCTTGTAGAAAAATTATAAAACCCATTTCACCTTCTGAATTAATATCTAAAATCATGACAACATCATGGCGTTGGGGAAATAATAAATTTTCCTTGATGCCAGATGAACCCCTTGATTTCTTAAATGCTTTTTATAATGTATTAGGAGAGGAAAAAGCGATAATATGGTTTAAAAATCTCTGGGAACAGGAAGTTAAATTAATTCGATATCCTGTTATACCACAGGAATACATAAAATCATTAAAAAAATTATCTACAACAAAAATTACTATGGCAACAGGTGTTAAAATTCCCATAAAAAATAAAATAAAGGAATAAAAGTAATGCCCCAAAAATCTCTTTTTATAATCTTTTGTCTTTTGTTTATTTCTCTAATACCTGCTCGTGTCTTTTCAGACCAATATCCTATTTTTTATGTTTCTCCACAGGGAAATGATAGCTGGTCTGGAACACTTCCCGACCCCACGGAGGATAAAAGTGATGGCCCGTTCAAAACATTAGAAAAAGCCCGTGATAAACTTCGAGAAATAATGAACTCTGTTGGAAAGAAAGGTGGCATTGTTCTTCTTCGTCAAGGCAGATATGAACTCTCATCGCCATTAGAATTCAATGAAGCAGATTCAGGAAGCAGTGAATTTCCTGTTGTATGGCAAAGCTATAAAGGCGAAGAGGTATACCTCATAGGAGGTAAAGAAATCCAGAATTTTGAAAGTTTTCAAGGAAATATTTATAAAGCAAAAATAGAAAACATTACATCAGAGCCACGAATTTTAATGTATAATGGGAAACTTCAAACCTTAGCCCGTTGGCCTAATCAGAGTGATGAACAAATTCCGGGAGGAATATGGGCGTTTATCACAAATGTAACTCCTGAGATAGCCAAACATGCGTTCCAATGTTCTCTCCTCCCTGAGAATTTACGGAATATTGAAATAAAAAACCTCGAAGTTGCCACTTTCTCCAATTATAATTGGGCTTTTCAAATAGCAAAAGTAAAATCCATAAAAGAAGGTGGAATTATATATATAGATGGCGAATTTAACTATGAAGCCAAAAAAGGGAGAAGGTTCTTTTTACAAAATCATATCGCATTACTTGATACTGAAAATGAGTGGTATTTCGATAAAGACACTCAAGAACTTTATTTCTTCATGCCCATAAGAGAACAAACGACAAAAGAGAAACCTATACTTGCCACATTAAATAACTTAATATATATTAAAAATGCCAAATATTTAAATTTTATAGGGTTAAATTTTCTTTGTTCTAATGATACAGGTATTACTATAGAAAACTCGGAACAATGTCTGGTCGCTAAATGTTCCTTTTCCGGTATTTACAAAACTGCAGGAGTAATAAATGGCGGTAAAAATAACCGAATTGAAGGGTGTGACCTTTTTGAATTAGGGGGTTCTGGAATTTCTGTTAATGGAGGAGATAAGAAAACATTAGAAACGGGCGGACATCAAATTATTAACAATCACATCTTTAATTTTGCAAAAATTCATAAGACATACCACCCGGGAGTTTCCATCAATGGTGTGGCTAATCGTATTGCTAACAATGAAATTCACGATTCACCACATTCTGCAATCATATTAGGCGGTAATGACCATATTATCGAATATAATAGGATATATCGTGTATGTCAGGAAACGGGCGATGCAGGTGCCTTTTATATGGGAAGAGACTGGACAAACCGAGGAAATATCCTGCGGAATAATATTTTTCATGATATTTATGGTTTTGGACTTGGGCATGAGGATTCATTGAATAATGAAGACTTTAACTATCAATATGAAACTCCTCTATGGGCTTGGGGAATATATTTAGACGATTGCACCAGCGGTGTCACGGTATATGGAAACATTCTATATCGCGTCCCTCTTTGTGGCGTTATGATTGGTGGAGGAAGAGATAATTTGGTAGAAAATAATATTTTTGTGGATTGTATCCCTGCAATTCATATTGATGCACGCTGGGATACTTATTGTTGGGATGTCATGGATGAACGATTGGAAGCCATGAAACCTAAAGAACCCCCTTATAGCATTCGTTATCCGGAACTACTTTCTTTATACCAAGATGACCGTCGCAAACCCGCTAATAATCAATTCATACGGAATATTGTATCTTACGAAAGAGATGATTTTTGTGGTATTTCTAATATGAAATCTGAAAAGGAAAGTGCCGCGGTATATCATTTATCTCCTTTTGACCCCGAAACAAATAAATTCGATTTTAACTTAATATTCCATTATGGGAAAGATGTCCGAGTTCATTGGCAAAGTTATAAGAAAGATGATTACGAAAAAATTCCTTTCGCGAAATGGCAAGAACGAAATTTTGATAATTCCAGTATCATAGCGAACCCTCAATTTTTAAGTCCTGAAAATGATGATTACTGGATTAAAGTAGATTCACTTGCATTAAAAAACCTAAAATTTCAACAAATACCTATTGATAAAATTGGATGCTATTATAACGAATTTCGTCGTTCCTGGCCTATAGAAAAACCGCAATCACAAAAATTAAGAAATCGTAAAGTCTGGACTGTTAAAATCGTTGACAATGAGATACAAATAACATCGGAAGAATTCAAACCATTAATAACCGAAGAAAAACAACAAGAATTTAATTTAGAGAAATTCGTAGCCCCGATGTTAACACCTGGAGGAATTCCATTAGAACAAGCACCTGTATCTCCACCTGAGGAGATACCTGCACCCCAGGGTGGGGGTATGGAAAGTGGTAGTTTTGACCCTATGAAATCTTTACCTCCTTTCCCAAACCCATAGGTTGAGAATATGGAAACAAACCCTTTAACAAAAGCAGTATATTATGACAGTGAAAAACAAAAATCTGTCCTTCAAGTCCCTTTCGACTTAATTCGAGCCCGAGAAATACTCTGGGGACTTGTAGGGCGTGAAATAAAAGCCCGCTATCGTTATGCGGTATTAGGTTTTTTATGGGCTATTATTGAGCCTGTTACCTTAATGTTATTACTTCTTTTCGTATTTTCTTTTGTTTTTAAGCAACGCATTCCTTCATCAGGTAATTCCGAAGTTCCGATGGCAACACAAATTTTGTGCGGATTAATTTTCTGGCAATATTTTTCCTCTTCCGTTTCAGGTGCTACTTTGTCTCTAATTAATCACCAAAATCTGGTAAAAAAGGTTTTTTTTCCTCGCGAAGTTGTTCCTCTCTCATCTGTTATTTACCCTATTGTAAATTTATCTATTGGTTTTCTCACATTAATACTAATCCATTTCCTATTGCAAAAAAGTATATCTTTACAAATTCTTTGGTTAGTTATTATCTTCCCCATATTATTCATGTTTTCTGCAGGGTTGGGGCTTATCCTTTCTGCAGGACATATACACTTCAGAGATATAGGAAACATGGTAAATGTAGGTTTAACATTTGGGTTTTATGCTTCTCCTGTTTTCTATCCGTTGGAGTGGGTTCGTCATGCATGTGATAATCAATCCCTTCCTCAATGGTTTTATTACCTGTATATTTTAAATCCTATGGCGGGAATATTGACAAACCTTCGAGAAAGTATACTTTATGGACAAACGCCTCAGTTCTCTTTTTTGATATACTCCGCAATAATCAGCCTAATTTGTTTTTCCGTCGGGATGTATATTTTTAGAAAACAATCTGCAACTTTTTCGGATTATTTGTAAACGATGAATGAACCTATTATAGAACTAAAAAACATTACTAAGGAATATCCTATACGAAGGGGTTTTCGTGACCTCCGTGGACAAGGAGGATTGTTTGACTGGGTTCGAGGTAAAAAAACAGAAAACTTTCGTGCCCTCGACAACATAACCTTTGATATTTATCGTGGCGAAACAGTTGGGATAATAGGGAAAAATGGCTCTGGGAAAAGCACCCTTTTAAAAATTATCGCAGGTGTTACAATTCCTACAGAAGGAAGAGTACAGGTCTATGGTAGGGTGGCGTCATTATTAGAGTTAGGAGCTGGATTTCATCCTCTACTTACAGGTAGAGAAAATATTTATCTCAATGCGGGTTTATTAGGGATGCGAAAAGCACAGGTTAATGAAGTCATTGAGCAAATTATAGAATTTTCGGGCATCCGTGAATTTATTGACCAACCTGTTGATACTTATAGTAGTGGGATGTATGTCCGTATCGGTTTCGCAGTAGCATCCTTTGTAAACCCGGATATATTCCTTGTAGATGAAGTATTGTCCGTAGGGGATGA encodes:
- a CDS encoding right-handed parallel beta-helix repeat-containing protein, with translation MPQKSLFIIFCLLFISLIPARVFSDQYPIFYVSPQGNDSWSGTLPDPTEDKSDGPFKTLEKARDKLREIMNSVGKKGGIVLLRQGRYELSSPLEFNEADSGSSEFPVVWQSYKGEEVYLIGGKEIQNFESFQGNIYKAKIENITSEPRILMYNGKLQTLARWPNQSDEQIPGGIWAFITNVTPEIAKHAFQCSLLPENLRNIEIKNLEVATFSNYNWAFQIAKVKSIKEGGIIYIDGEFNYEAKKGRRFFLQNHIALLDTENEWYFDKDTQELYFFMPIREQTTKEKPILATLNNLIYIKNAKYLNFIGLNFLCSNDTGITIENSEQCLVAKCSFSGIYKTAGVINGGKNNRIEGCDLFELGGSGISVNGGDKKTLETGGHQIINNHIFNFAKIHKTYHPGVSINGVANRIANNEIHDSPHSAIILGGNDHIIEYNRIYRVCQETGDAGAFYMGRDWTNRGNILRNNIFHDIYGFGLGHEDSLNNEDFNYQYETPLWAWGIYLDDCTSGVTVYGNILYRVPLCGVMIGGGRDNLVENNIFVDCIPAIHIDARWDTYCWDVMDERLEAMKPKEPPYSIRYPELLSLYQDDRRKPANNQFIRNIVSYERDDFCGISNMKSEKESAAVYHLSPFDPETNKFDFNLIFHYGKDVRVHWQSYKKDDYEKIPFAKWQERNFDNSSIIANPQFLSPENDDYWIKVDSLALKNLKFQQIPIDKIGCYYNEFRRSWPIEKPQSQKLRNRKVWTVKIVDNEIQITSEEFKPLITEEKQQEFNLEKFVAPMLTPGGIPLEQAPVSPPEEIPAPQGGGMESGSFDPMKSLPPFPNP
- a CDS encoding ABC transporter permease encodes the protein METNPLTKAVYYDSEKQKSVLQVPFDLIRAREILWGLVGREIKARYRYAVLGFLWAIIEPVTLMLLLLFVFSFVFKQRIPSSGNSEVPMATQILCGLIFWQYFSSSVSGATLSLINHQNLVKKVFFPREVVPLSSVIYPIVNLSIGFLTLILIHFLLQKSISLQILWLVIIFPILFMFSAGLGLILSAGHIHFRDIGNMVNVGLTFGFYASPVFYPLEWVRHACDNQSLPQWFYYLYILNPMAGILTNLRESILYGQTPQFSFLIYSAIISLICFSVGMYIFRKQSATFSDYL